The nucleotide window CCGCTGGTTCGCCACCTTCGCGGAGGCCACCGACCGCACTGCCGCCGAGGCACTGCGCGGACTGCGCTTGATGGTGGAGACCGACGAGGAGGAGCCCGAGGACGACGCCTGGTACGCTCACCAGCTTACTGGCCTCAAAGCCCACACCCTGGCCACCGACGCTGAAGACGCACCCACCCCAGGCACCCTCCTGGGAGAAGTCTCCGGCCTGGAACCCGGCGTCGCCCAAGACCGCCTACTCGTGCGCACACCCGTTGGTGAGACCGTGTCCGTACCATTCGTGGAAGCCCTGGTCCCAGTGATCGACCTCGAAGCTGGCATAGTTCTGCTGGACCCGCCCGGTGGGCTCTTCCCCGCCCTTGGGCAGACGGAGGAGGCCCACCAGTGACGCTGCGCTTCGACGTCGTCACCATCTTCCCCGAATACCTGCGCGTGCTGGACCTGTCCCTTATCGGCAAGGCAGCCGCCACCGGCCTGATCAACCTGCACGTGCACGACCTGCGCGACTGGGCCCACGACCGGCACCGCACCGTTGACGACACGCCCCTAGGCGGCGGTGCTGGCATGGTTATGCGGGCCGACGTATGGGGGGAGGCCCTAGACGCTGTCCTCAGCGAGACGGCACATCCTGGCCAGCGGTGCGTGCTGGTGGTGCCCAGCCCCTCCGGAGAGGTCTTCACTCAGCGCATCGCCGAGGACCTGGCAGGGGCCGACCATATCGTCTTCGCCTGCGGACGCTACGAGGGCATCGACGCGCGCGTCGCTGAGCACTACCGTGCCGCCGGTGTCGAGGTGCGCGAACTCTCCATCGGTGACTACGTGCTGAACGGGGGAGAGGTGGCGACCCTGGCCATGGTGGAAGCCATCTCCCGGCTGCAGCCCGGCGTGCTGGGAAACCCCGACTCTGTGGTGGAGGAGTCCCACTCCACCACCGGCCTGCTGGAGTACCCGGTCTACACCCGCCCGATCCAGTGGCGCGGCCAGAACCTGGCAGCGAGCGAACCAGCCCTACTCTCTGGGGACCACGCGCGCATCGCCCGCACCCGCCGCGAACAGGCCATCTCCCGCACCGCCGTCCGCCGCCCTGACATGATCCGTGCCCTGGACCCAGCCAGCCTGGACGCCGCCGACCGTGCCGCCCTAGCCAGGCATGGCTGGGTGGTGCCAACCAACAGCTCGCACCCGGTGCCTCTGCAACTGCGCCCCGCCACCGGATCTGACGTGGCCGCCCTGGCTGAGCTGGCCGCCCGCACCTTCCCGGACGCCTGCCCACCGCTGCTTACCGCCGAGCAGGTCACCAAGCACATCGCTACCGCCCTGACACCGGAACGCTTCAACGGCTGGATCGCTGATCCACGGGCGCACCTCACCATCGCCGTCTTTCCGGAGCGCTGCAATGTCGACGGCGAGGAGGACCTGCCAGCAGGCGCACTCGTCGGTTACAGCCTGGTGCTGCTTGAGCAGTCCAACTCCGACGGCACCCTGCCAGCCGGACTGGACCTGCGCCCAGCCTGCGTGAAGCCGCCTGCGGACGGTCTGGTCGCCGAGCTTTCCAAGGTCTATGTGGACTCCCGTCTGCGCGGCTCCGGGCTCGTTCCGGCCCTGCTGGAGGAGGCGGTGGCTGCCGCCGTCGCCTTCGGTGCTAGCCAGCTTTGGCTAGGAACGAACATCGGTAACAAGCGCGCACAGAAGGCATACAAGCGGGCCGGGTTCAAACGGGTCGGTTCGCGCACCTACCGCGTTGGCGAGCAGGACTGCCGCGACGTCGTCATGAGCCGGACACTGGTGGGTAGCACCGCCGTGAGGTGATGCAGTTCGCCCGATCCTCTACTGCCGGTTGGCAAGCGCCTGTGGCAGACTGGGCAAGCCCGCAGGCCTTGGAACGTGTCTGCCACTGGGGACTGATTCCTATCAGGACCAGCGGGCGCAAGCACAGGTGCCAGCCCCGTAAGGTGCGGGCACCACTTAGCAAGTGCTCCTGACCAGTGGCAGAAGCACGTGGAGAGATCCAATGAACCTGATCGATGAGATCAACGCCGCGTCACTGCGCGACGACATCCCCACCTTCCGTGCCGGTGACACCCTCAAGGTGCACGTCAAGGTTGTTGAGGGTAACCGTTCCCGTGTCCAGGTCTTCCAGGGCATCGTCATCGCCCGTCAGGGTGGTGGCGTCAGCGAGACCTTCACGATCCGCAAGATCTCCTTCGGGTGCGGGGTTGAGCGCACCTTCCCACTGCACACCCCCTCCATCGAGAAGATCGAGGTCGTCACCCGTGGTGACGTGCGCCGCGCGAAGCTGTACTACCTGCGCAACCTGCGTGGCAAGGCCGCGAAGATCAAGGAGCGCCGCGAGGGCTGAGTCCCCAAAGGCTCCTAGGTGGCGCCCGGTCCGCGGGCTGGGCGCCACCACAGCAAATCCCTGAAATACCGCCCGGAGCAGCCGGACGACCCCCGCCAGGAAGAAACCAGCGTGAGCCAGACGAAGGAAGGTCAACCAGTGACAAGTGACCACCTGAAGGCTGACGCTGAGACAGCGTCCAAGGAACCGGCGCTAGAGCCCCCATTGCCCCCCTCGATCCCCCCGCGCGAGCAGCCTGAGGAAGAGGGCGAGAACGAGCACAAGGCTCACGGCTCGACCCTTCTGGTCGTCGTGGTCATCCTGGTCCTGGCGGCCCTGCTCAAGAGTTTCGTGGTCCAGACCTACGAAATCCCCTCCTCCTCCATGGAGAACACCCTGGCCGTGGGCGACCGCGTGGCCGTAACCATGTACAACGCCAGCAACATTAAGCGCGGAGACATCGTCGTCTTTGTGGACCCGGGCGGTTGGCTCAGCGGCTACCAGGAGCCCACCGGGGCAAAGAAAGTCATGCGAGACGTCCTAGAGTTCACGCGCCTGCTGCCCGCCCACTCCGGCCACCACCTCATTAAACGCGTCATCGGCATGCCCGGGGACCATGTGGTCTCAGATGGCAAAGGCTCCCTGAGTATCAACGGCGTGGAGATCTCTGAGGGGTATGTCAAGGCGGGCGTCTCCGCCTCAGATATCGCCTTTGACGTGACCGTGCCCGCTGGCTACGTCTGGCTGATGGGTGACAACCGCTCCAATTCCATGGATTCCCGCCTTCACCAGGATGACGCCAACCACGGCTTTGTGCCCCTTGACAACGTGGTGGGAGTGGCGCGCTACTTGTTCCTTCCGGTCAGCCGTTGGGCCGTCTTGGACCAGGAAAACACAGCCTTCAGTCGCGTGCCCGGGCCCACCACTCTGCCCAGCCAGCCGACGCCCAGGGGCACCATCACTGCCGAGCCAGCCAACTGACGCAGCAGAGGATCACATGAGCCCGGCCATCCGCCCGGACCGCAGTGTTGAGCTAGAACTCCTCGCCGCCCATGAGCTTGTTGGGGGGCTGGATGAGGTGGGCCGCGGCTCTCTGGCCGGGCCGGTGACCGTGGGACTCGCCGTCGTCTCCCGCAGCACGGTCGATGAGTACCCTGCAGGGCTCGCTGACTCTAAGCAGTTGACCGCCCGACGCCGTGAGGCGCTCGTACAACCCTGTCAGGCCTGGCTTACCGACCACGCCGTTGCCCACGCCAGCCCCGCAGAGATTGACGCTCTTGGCATCATTGGGGCCCTGCGCCTGGCTGGCCGTCGCGCGCTGGCTCTAGTAGCGCAGCGGGGGCACCTGCCAGGCGTCATCATCCTTGATGGCGTGGCCGACTGGCTCACCGCCCCGGCGGCAGATCTGTTCAGTGACAGTCACGATGACGCTGCGGCGGTGCAGGCTACTGAGGTCGCGAACGCGCCCGCCGCGCTGCCGACCCATGACGTGCCGCCCGTGCGCATGGAGGTCAAAGGCGATGCGCGCTGCGCCGTCGTCGCCGCTGCCTCAGTACTGGCCAAGGTGGAACGTGATGGCATCATGGCTGGCCTGGATGACCCTGGCTACGGCTGGGCCGCAAACAAGGGCTACGCCTCTGCCACCCACCAGGAAGGCTTGGCGCGCCTAGGCGCCTCAGCGCAACACCGTCGCTCCTGGAAGCTGCCAGGGCTGCGTGTCTGAGTTCGCGGAACGGTAAGAGCTGGCGCGTCGCGGGTGACTGGCAGAGGCATGCCGGGCATCATGAGCGCGTGGGTGCAGAAGATTTGGAGAAGTACGAGAACGACCTAGAGCTGGAACTCTACCGTGAGTACCGGGACGTCGTCTCCCTGTTCTCCTACGTGGTGGAGACCGAGCGGCGCTTCTACCTTGCCAACTCCGTGGACGTGCAGGTGCGCACCAACGGGGGAGAGGTCTTCTTTGAGCTGGCCCTGGAAGACGCCTGGGTGTGGGACATCTACCGGGCCTCACGGTTCGTGAAGTCCGTGCACGTGGTGACCTTCAAGGACGTCAACGTGGAGGAACTGACCAAGCCGGAGATGGAGCTTCCCTGATCCCGGTGAAGCGGTTGGCCTGCAAGGGAGCACGGCGATCCTGTGCTCCACAGGGTGGCGCCATGCAGGCTAGTCCGCCGTCGAGGTTGTTAACCGCTGAGGTGGCTGCCCAGCCGCCGATCCTGGATGGGTGAAACCCACAGGAATACAGCACCTTGCACCCGATCAGCGTCGCCACCAGTACACAGAAGACGCCGCTACCCTGCGCTGCACTGGAGACGGAATACTAACCGCAGCCAGTAATCCCCGCGCCGAGCTGGGCCGCCAGGGTGAGGCAATCACTGCCAGTCACCTGGAAGCCCAGGGTTGGCGGGTCCTGGACCGCAACTGGCGGCCCGGCCCCAGCACCGATGGTCAGGCGCCCCTGCGCGGTGAACTGGACCTGGTAGCCCTGGACCCTGCCGGTGCGCTGGTGGTCGTGGAGGTAAAGACACGGCGCACCGAGCGCTACGGCCCACCCGCTGCCGCAGTGGGGCCAGGAAAGCTCCACCGCCTACGACTGTTGGCTGCCGCTTGGGTCCGCAACCATGACCGAGAGGGAAACAGGCCGCTGCGCCTGGATGTCGTCTCCGTGCTGCTCCCGGCAGGCTGTGCGCCCGTGCTACGGCACCACCGGGGAGTGGGGCTCTGATGGGCCTAGCACGCACCCTGGCCGTGGCCCTTACTGGCTTGGATGGGCACTTGGTGGATGTGGAAGCGCACGCCGTCAGCGGCCTGCCAGGATTCACCCTGGTGGGCCTGCCTGACACGGCCCTGCGTGAGTCCAAGGACCGTGTACGGGCTGCCCTGAACACGTGCGGGGTCTCCTGGGGTGAACACCGCCTGACCGTGAATCTCTCCCCAGCGGACCTGCGCAAAACCGGCACCGGCTTTGACTTGGCTTTGGCTATGGCTGTGCTCGGTGCCCTGCGCCTGATCCCGCCCAAAGCGGCAGCCCGTATGAGTCGGGTGGTGATGATCGGTGAGCTGGGGCTGGATGGCAGCGTCCACCCGGTGCGTGGGGTCTTGCCTGCGGTGGCCGCTGCGGTAGCCGCCGGGGTGGAGCAGGTGGTGGTAGCCGCAGGCTGCGAGGCGGAGGCCAGCCTGGTTAAGGGCACCCAGGTGCGAGGGGTGCGGCATGTGGGTGAGCTGGTGCTTGAGCTGGGCGGCAAGCTAAAGGAGCCCGTGCGCCGTGCACTGGAAGAACTTGTGGCCTCAGGGCAGGCAGGTGACCGTCCTCGTGCCACCGCACCCAGTCGGGCCCGCGTACCGGACCTGGCGGAGGTGGTGGGGCAGACTGCGGCCCGGCGTGCCTTGGAAACAGCCGCCGCCGGGGGGCACCACCTGCTCCTGGTCGGACCGCCCGGCGCGGGGAAGACCATGCTCGCTGAGCGCCTGCCCGGCATCCTCCCGCCCTTAGAGCACGACGACGCCGTCACCGTCACCTCAATCCACTCCTTGG belongs to Actinomyces trachealis and includes:
- the rimM gene encoding ribosome maturation factor RimM (Essential for efficient processing of 16S rRNA), whose amino-acid sequence is MLLTVAAIGPAHALKGEVRLEIRTDDPAGRLAPGSVLPVHAPKGQQAPSELTVTRLRHDGRRWFATFAEATDRTAAEALRGLRLMVETDEEEPEDDAWYAHQLTGLKAHTLATDAEDAPTPGTLLGEVSGLEPGVAQDRLLVRTPVGETVSVPFVEALVPVIDLEAGIVLLDPPGGLFPALGQTEEAHQ
- the trmD gene encoding tRNA (guanosine(37)-N1)-methyltransferase TrmD, with product MRFDVVTIFPEYLRVLDLSLIGKAAATGLINLHVHDLRDWAHDRHRTVDDTPLGGGAGMVMRADVWGEALDAVLSETAHPGQRCVLVVPSPSGEVFTQRIAEDLAGADHIVFACGRYEGIDARVAEHYRAAGVEVRELSIGDYVLNGGEVATLAMVEAISRLQPGVLGNPDSVVEESHSTTGLLEYPVYTRPIQWRGQNLAASEPALLSGDHARIARTRREQAISRTAVRRPDMIRALDPASLDAADRAALARHGWVVPTNSSHPVPLQLRPATGSDVAALAELAARTFPDACPPLLTAEQVTKHIATALTPERFNGWIADPRAHLTIAVFPERCNVDGEEDLPAGALVGYSLVLLEQSNSDGTLPAGLDLRPACVKPPADGLVAELSKVYVDSRLRGSGLVPALLEEAVAAAVAFGASQLWLGTNIGNKRAQKAYKRAGFKRVGSRTYRVGEQDCRDVVMSRTLVGSTAVR
- the rplS gene encoding 50S ribosomal protein L19, with amino-acid sequence MNLIDEINAASLRDDIPTFRAGDTLKVHVKVVEGNRSRVQVFQGIVIARQGGGVSETFTIRKISFGCGVERTFPLHTPSIEKIEVVTRGDVRRAKLYYLRNLRGKAAKIKERREG
- the lepB gene encoding signal peptidase I, with protein sequence MSQTKEGQPVTSDHLKADAETASKEPALEPPLPPSIPPREQPEEEGENEHKAHGSTLLVVVVILVLAALLKSFVVQTYEIPSSSMENTLAVGDRVAVTMYNASNIKRGDIVVFVDPGGWLSGYQEPTGAKKVMRDVLEFTRLLPAHSGHHLIKRVIGMPGDHVVSDGKGSLSINGVEISEGYVKAGVSASDIAFDVTVPAGYVWLMGDNRSNSMDSRLHQDDANHGFVPLDNVVGVARYLFLPVSRWAVLDQENTAFSRVPGPTTLPSQPTPRGTITAEPAN
- a CDS encoding ribonuclease HII, giving the protein MSPAIRPDRSVELELLAAHELVGGLDEVGRGSLAGPVTVGLAVVSRSTVDEYPAGLADSKQLTARRREALVQPCQAWLTDHAVAHASPAEIDALGIIGALRLAGRRALALVAQRGHLPGVIILDGVADWLTAPAADLFSDSHDDAAAVQATEVANAPAALPTHDVPPVRMEVKGDARCAVVAAASVLAKVERDGIMAGLDDPGYGWAANKGYASATHQEGLARLGASAQHRRSWKLPGLRV
- a CDS encoding DUF2469 domain-containing protein — translated: MGAEDLEKYENDLELELYREYRDVVSLFSYVVETERRFYLANSVDVQVRTNGGEVFFELALEDAWVWDIYRASRFVKSVHVVTFKDVNVEELTKPEMELP
- a CDS encoding YraN family protein, which codes for MKPTGIQHLAPDQRRHQYTEDAATLRCTGDGILTAASNPRAELGRQGEAITASHLEAQGWRVLDRNWRPGPSTDGQAPLRGELDLVALDPAGALVVVEVKTRRTERYGPPAAAVGPGKLHRLRLLAAAWVRNHDREGNRPLRLDVVSVLLPAGCAPVLRHHRGVGL
- a CDS encoding YifB family Mg chelatase-like AAA ATPase, coding for MGLARTLAVALTGLDGHLVDVEAHAVSGLPGFTLVGLPDTALRESKDRVRAALNTCGVSWGEHRLTVNLSPADLRKTGTGFDLALAMAVLGALRLIPPKAAARMSRVVMIGELGLDGSVHPVRGVLPAVAAAVAAGVEQVVVAAGCEAEASLVKGTQVRGVRHVGELVLELGGKLKEPVRRALEELVASGQAGDRPRATAPSRARVPDLAEVVGQTAARRALETAAAGGHHLLLVGPPGAGKTMLAERLPGILPPLEHDDAVTVTSIHSLAGTFNPEHGLLTAPPLRAPHHTATRAAVVGGGSGTPRPGDVALAHKGVLFLDEAPEFASGVLDCLRQPLESGTVTIDRVGGRATYPAAFQLVMAANPCPCGKAGGRGLECTCTSLQRRRYFSRLSGPLLDRVDIQVEVGPVLAAELVAPEPGESSAVVASRVLAARRRTAARLAGTPWRLNAQVPGAWLRSPDSGTDPQLVGRLMEALERGTLSLRGVDRVLRLAWTLADLDGVPSPTSTQLGAALALRTRGGNHVR